In one Lolium rigidum isolate FL_2022 chromosome 3, APGP_CSIRO_Lrig_0.1, whole genome shotgun sequence genomic region, the following are encoded:
- the LOC124702000 gene encoding mitochondrial phosphate carrier protein 3, mitochondrial-like has translation MTSRDKAGCPTATLPLDRLLASLAANVEQLGKRWEIAVRDQRAKEIKKMEGKKAEMAPAVELHTPLFYATCALGGVLSTGLTHLAVTPLDLVKCNMQVDPNKYRDISSGFGVLLQEQGLGGFFKGWMATLVGYSSQGACKFGFYEYFKKCYSDIAGPENADRLKTVIYLAASASAEVIADIALCPMEAVKVRIQTQPGFARCLTDGLPKLVQSEGAFGLYKGILPLWGRQIPYTMMKFACFETIVEMVYKHAVPKPKDECSKPLQLAVSFAGGYIAGVLCAAVSHPADNLVSFLNNAKGATVADAITTLGLWGLFTRGLPLRIIMVGTLTGAQWATYDAFKVFVGLPTSGGVSSSYRATSTLHQVDHVKQN, from the exons ATGACGAGCCGCGACAAGGCCGGCTGCCCCACGGCCACGCTGCCGCTCGACCGCCTCCTGGCCTCGCTCGCCGCCAACGTGGAGCAGCTCGGCAAGAGGTGGGAGATCGCCGTCCGCGACCAGAGGGCGAAGGAAATCAAGAAGATGGAGGGGAAGAAGGCGGAGATGGCGCCGGCGGTAGAGCTGCACACGCCGCTCTTCTACGCCACCTGCGCCCTCGGCGGGGTCCTCAGCACCGGCCTCACCCACCTCGCCGTCACGCCGCTCGACCTCGTCAAGTGCAATATGCAG GTTGACCCGAACAAGTACAGGGACATCTCATCCGGCTTCGGTGTGCTGCTCCAAGAGCAAGGTCTTGGGGGGTTCTTCAAAGGCTGGATGGCCACGCTGGTTGGGTATAGTAGCCAGGGAGCCTGCAAGTTTGGGTTCTACGAGTACTTCAAGAAGTGCTACTCGGACATTGCTGGCCCAGAGAATGCTGACAGGCTGAAAACTGTGATCTACCTTGCCGCATCCGCGTCGGCTGAGGTGATTGCAGATATAGCTCTCTGCCCCATGGAGGCCGTCAAGGTTCGGATCCAGACACAGCCGGGGTTTGCTCGATGCCTGACCGATGGGCTTCCCAAGCTTGTCCAGTCCGAAGGTGCCTTTGG GCTTTACAAGGGAATACTTCCTCTCTGGGGCCGCCAGATTCCTT ACACTATGATGAAATTTGCTTGCTTTGAGACCATTGTTGAGATGGTGTACAAGCATGCTGTCCCAAAACCAAAAGACGAATGCAGTAAACCACTCCAACTAGCAGTGAGTTTCGCAGGGGGGTACATTGCTGGAGTCTTGTGTGCTGCTGTCTCTCACCCTGCAGATAACCTGGTGTCTTTCCTCAACAATGCAAAGGGAGCAACTGTGGCAGAT GCTATAACAACCCTTGGGCTGTGGGGCCTTTTCACCCGTGGCCTTCCGCTCCGAATTATTATGGTTGGTACTCTTACCGGAGCGCAATGGGCAACATATGACGCGTTTAAAGTATTTGTTGGACT GCCAACATCCGGGGGAGTCAGCTCTAGTTATCGTGCTACCTCTACTTTACACCAAGTCGATCATGTAAAGCAGAACTGA